One genomic segment of bacterium includes these proteins:
- a CDS encoding SUF system NifU family Fe-S cluster assembly protein, producing the protein MNQELRELYQQVILDHNKSPRNFRKMENATKFAEGYNPLCGDHIDVFLLIEDGIVKDVSFKGEGCAISKASASLMTSILKGKTVAEAEKLFEKFHDLVTGKLGENPDIDELGKLAVFAGVQEFPVRVKCASLAWHTMINALHNKDEKVTTEEE; encoded by the coding sequence ATGAACCAGGAATTAAGAGAACTGTACCAGCAGGTTATTCTTGATCATAACAAAAGTCCAAGAAATTTCCGGAAGATGGAAAACGCAACAAAGTTTGCTGAAGGATATAATCCACTTTGCGGTGATCACATTGATGTTTTTTTATTAATTGAAGATGGAATAGTAAAAGACGTTTCATTCAAAGGTGAAGGATGTGCAATATCAAAAGCCTCAGCATCTCTGATGACTTCGATATTAAAAGGCAAAACAGTGGCAGAAGCTGAGAAACTTTTTGAAAAATTTCACGACCTCGTTACTGGGAAGCTAGGGGAAAATCCTGATATAGATGAGTTAGGAAAGCTTGCTGTATTTGCAGGAGTTCAGGAATTTCCTGTGCGAGTAAAGTGTGCTTCACTTGCTTGGCATACGATGATAAATGCATTGCATAATAAAGATGAAAAGGTAACCACTGAAGAAGAGTAA